The nucleotide sequence CATCCAGGATGTGATTGATCTCTTTGGGCTTGGGAAGATGATCAATATTGAATTCACTGGAGTCATCCAGTTCTTCACGGATAATGTCGTTGCACAACTCAACGCATTCGTCGCATACGTAGACCGAAGGTCCGGCGATCAATTTGCGTACTTCGTGCTGACTTTTGCCGCAAAAAGAACAATACAGTAGTTTGCCGTCGTCTGTTGTGGTGCTATCACTCATAGGGTTTATGAACCTGTCCAGCTGATAAATTCGTGCTAATTGTAACGTAAGCCCTTGATGTTTGGGGTAAAAAGGGACTCAAAAATGTTTGAATTTCGGTCAATTTCACACATTTTGGCGATTTCCTTGAATATTCGGGCATTCTCACCAGCTCCCTGACTAGCGCGATACCCTCTTCAGACCATGTAGAACCGCTAAAAGTCCGCAATATTTCGCACAAAAAAAAACCGACGTCTTGCGGTGTCGGTTTTGATGAAAATTTGAGCAATTCACTCCCGAATGCATCAATCCGTCGAGTTCGGGTGTTCGCGTGCGGCCAGAATGTCATCGATCAGCCCATAGGATTTGGCCATTTCCGCGTCCATGAAATTATCGCGTTCGGTGTCTTCAGCGATGGTTTCGATGTTTTGACCCGTGTGTTTTGCCAATATCTGATTCAGGCGATCACGAATTTTGAGGATCTCACGCGCGTGAATGTCGATATCCGTTGCCTGGCCCTGGACCCCGCCAAGAACCTGATGGATCATCACCCGGGAGTGCGGTAAACAATAGCGCTTGCCAGCAGCTCCCGCCGCGAGTAACACCGCACCCATGCTCGCCGCCTGCCCCATACAAATTGTACTGACATCCGGCTTGATGAATTGCATGGTGTCGTAGATCGACAATCCGGCTGTAACCACGCCGCCGGGTGAATTGATGTAAACATGAATGTCTTTATCCGGGTTTTCCGATTCCAGGAAAAGTAATTGAGCAACAATCAGATTCGCCATGTGGTCTTCAATAGGACCGACGATGAAGATCACGCGCTCTTTCAACAAACGCGAATAAATATCAAATGCCCGTTCACCGCGGGCAGTTTGTTCAACCACCATAGGCACGAGGCCACTGGCGGAAGTTACGATTGATTCGGATTGAGAAGTTAAACCTAAAATGTTTTTCATTGCCTACTCGTGTATGTGAATGCATTAATAATGGGTCAATAGTATACGCGTGCAGACACAAGTATAAAGGCTAAATTTTATTCAAGCCACACGCCGTTGGCAGGCATGAGCTCAACATTAGGCCAGCGGCTTCACTTCCATCAAGGTCTGGAAATCATTGGCCTGTTCGGTAACAGTGGCCTTGGTCAGGAGGTTCTCGACCACTTTGGCTTCCAGCGCCATCATGTTTAACTGCTGCATGGCTTGCTGATTACCGCGGTAGGCATTTTTCATGGTTTCCGCGTCTTCGTAACCGTCCGTCATTTTATCCAGTTGTTGCTCGATCTCTTGTTTTTCGACTTTAAGTTCTTCTTGCTTGACGTATTCACCAATCAACAAACCCAGGCGTACGCGACGCGTGGCTTCATCAATAAACTGTTCAGCCGGCGGGTGATAACTGTGATCGTCTGGCAGCCCCATGCGGCGTTGCATGTCGTGTTGCAATGAGTGAATTTCCTGGCCCACCAAAGCTTGTGGCACGTCCAGCGGATTGGCCTCAAGCAAAGCGGTCATGGCGTTATCTTTGGTTTTAGCCTCGATCACCCCGTCCAGCTCTTTTTGCATATTGGCACGAACTTCTGTGCGCAGTTCGTCAATGTCGCCCGATTCAACCCCGAAGGCTTGACAGAATTCTGTATCAATTTCGGGCAATACTTTTTCTTCGACCACTTCAGCCGATATTTCGAATACGGCTTTTTTGCCTTTCAGGTCTTCGGCGTGATAATCCTCGGGAAAGTTCACATCGATATTGCGAACTTCTCCGGCCTTGATGCCAACCAGACCTTTTTCAAAATCCGGCAACATGCGGCCTTCACCCAGGATCACCGGTGTGCTTTCAGCTTTGCCTCCGGGGAACGCTTCGCCATCGATGCTGCCTTCAAAATCGATGGTGACACGGTCATTCTCGCGAGCTTTACGATTGGCGGTTTCCCAGTTGGCTTTTTGGTGACGCATATTGTCGATGATCAGGTCAACGTCCTGGTCGGTGATCTTGGCAACCGGTTTTTCAATACTCAGTGAGTCCAGGCCTTGCAAGCTGATCTCGGGATACACCTCGACTTCTGCCGTGTAGGCAAACGCATTACCTTCTTTGTGTTCGTCGGCCTTGATATTCGGGTTGCCAGCCGGTTGGATCTGCTCTTGGCTAATGGCCTGGGCGTAAGTTTTTTGCATCATGTCGCCCAGAACTTCGTTACGCACTTCACTACCGTAGTTTTGGCGAATAACATTTAAGGGTGCTTTGCCCGGACGAAAACCTTTTAGTTTGGCTTTTTTGCCCACTTGCTTGAGACGTTTGGTGATCTCGCCATCGATCTGTTCTGCCGGAATCTCGACTCGCAGTGTGCGCTTAAGGCCTTCTGAGCTTTGCAGAGAAACTTGTAATTCGTTTGCCATGGTTAACCTTCAAAAATATATGTCTGATATGTAAAAAATAGTCTTGGGCCATAAAACGCTTGGTCTAACGAACCCATTGGTCTAAAAAACCCAATTTAATATTTGATTGCCAAAATCTTTTTGCTCTAGATATTTCACCATGAAAAAGATGGTACGAGCGGGGAGACTCGAACTCCCACAGGTTGCCCTACTGGAACCTAAATCCAGCGCGTCTACCAATTCCGCCACGCTCGCTCTGGCAAGCCGAACATTATAACTGATTTAGACTTTGGGCTGCCGTGAAATGCAAATTAGCGCACTAATCTGTCAGGATTTTGTTCTGGGAAATTGAGTGAGGTATCGAATGGGGTGGACGACGGGGCTCGAACCCGCGACCACCGGAATCACAATCCGGGGCTCTACCAACTGAGCTACGTCCACCATTGATCGGTATGAATTTGGTTCAGGAACACTGCCGTGACCAAAAATTGGCGCGCCCGGCAGGACTCGAACCTGCAACCCTCGGCTTAGAAGGCCGATGCTCTATCCAGTTGAGCTACGGGCGCTAGGTTTAAATTATTACATTCTTTACAGGTTTCAGGCCAATTGCCTGCGACCAACGACCCTTGCCATGAATTATTTGGGATCATTCATTGCGGGTACTTTTCAGTGTGGCTATGCAATCCAGCACACTGAAATTTCCAAAATTGGTCGGAGCAGAGGGATTCGAACCCCCGACCCTCTGGTCCCAAACCAGATGCGCTACCAGACTGCGCTATGCTCCGAGTGCGGTACTAATTTCGCTTTTGCCAGACATACAGACTGGCTCATGTGCGAGTCGGGCATTCTACCACCCGACGAGGCGCGCATGATACGGATGAAGCTGTAAATCGTCAATCAAAAAGCGCTTTTTTCCTTGCGCCTGGCTTGTGAGCCCAATGCCTGCATGCGACAATG is from Gammaproteobacteria bacterium and encodes:
- the clpP gene encoding ATP-dependent Clp endopeptidase proteolytic subunit ClpP; translated protein: MKNILGLTSQSESIVTSASGLVPMVVEQTARGERAFDIYSRLLKERVIFIVGPIEDHMANLIVAQLLFLESENPDKDIHVYINSPGGVVTAGLSIYDTMQFIKPDVSTICMGQAASMGAVLLAAGAAGKRYCLPHSRVMIHQVLGGVQGQATDIDIHAREILKIRDRLNQILAKHTGQNIETIAEDTERDNFMDAEMAKSYGLIDDILAAREHPNSTD
- the tig gene encoding trigger factor: MANELQVSLQSSEGLKRTLRVEIPAEQIDGEITKRLKQVGKKAKLKGFRPGKAPLNVIRQNYGSEVRNEVLGDMMQKTYAQAISQEQIQPAGNPNIKADEHKEGNAFAYTAEVEVYPEISLQGLDSLSIEKPVAKITDQDVDLIIDNMRHQKANWETANRKARENDRVTIDFEGSIDGEAFPGGKAESTPVILGEGRMLPDFEKGLVGIKAGEVRNIDVNFPEDYHAEDLKGKKAVFEISAEVVEEKVLPEIDTEFCQAFGVESGDIDELRTEVRANMQKELDGVIEAKTKDNAMTALLEANPLDVPQALVGQEIHSLQHDMQRRMGLPDDHSYHPPAEQFIDEATRRVRLGLLIGEYVKQEELKVEKQEIEQQLDKMTDGYEDAETMKNAYRGNQQAMQQLNMMALEAKVVENLLTKATVTEQANDFQTLMEVKPLA